ATGACCATCGTATCCCCGAGAGGAAGCGCGCGATGGATCTCACCGGCCGCGAGCTCGAGGCGGTCGCCCGGCAGAATGAGAAGAGCGTTTGCTCGCGCCATCGCCATCAGCCCGGACGAGCTCTGCGAGCCGGAGAGATCGGCCATGTATTCACCCTCCCCGGTTCGGGTAAGGGCGACGCGAAGGAAGTGCATGAGCAATGCCGCGAGCGTGATCGGACGCGACAGACGCGCCGGAACGGTCTCACGGAAGAGCGCTGTGAAGCCGAGCATCTTCCGGATCACGGGGCGAACGAAGACCTCGAATGTAACCATCGCGGAAACGGGATTGCCCGAGAGGCCGATCCACGGCTTGCCGAGGAGCGTTCCGAACGCAAGAGGCGCTCCGGGTCTCATCCGCACCTTCCAGAAGTCGAGCTCACCACCCAGCTCGGCGAACACGTCGCGCACGTGATCGTGGTCCCCAACGGAAATGCCGGCCGACGTGACGATGAGATCGCACCCGGTCGCGGCAGACAATTTCTCTCGAAGAGACGCCGGATCGTCGCGCGCGATGCCGAGATCCACCGGATCTCCACCGGCATCGCGGATGAGTGCCGCGAGGGTGACGGAGTTGGACGACACGATTCGCGTGCTTGCCTGCTCAGCGGTGAAATCGGCGAGCTCCACGAGCTCGTCTCCCGAGCTGATGAGCGCAATCCGAGGCGC
Above is a window of Gemmatimonadaceae bacterium DNA encoding:
- a CDS encoding molybdopterin molybdotransferase MoeA, which translates into the protein MIPVAEASARILRRIEALPAETVATGNAAGRVLAERVVSPLTSPPWDNSSMDGYAVRQADMVAPRPAPAQLRVVETVAAGGFPSRAIGPREATRVMTGAPVPAGADTVVRREDTDEGRDIVTILKLRDVGRNIRKSGEDFRAGDILFDAGELLRVAHIGAIASAGIKTVQMHRAPRIALISSGDELVELADFTAEQASTRIVSSNSVTLAALIRDAGGDPVDLGIARDDPASLREKLSAATGCDLIVTSAGISVGDHDHVRDVFAELGGELDFWKVRMRPGAPLAFGTLLGKPWIGLSGNPVSAMVTFEVFVRPVIRKMLGFTALFRETVPARLSRPITLAALLMHFLRVALTRTGEGEYMADLSGSQSSSGLMAMARANALLILPGDRLELAAGEIHRALPLGDTMVMTDHLTLT